The following DNA comes from Frankia casuarinae.
ACGTCGGCGGAAAACCGGCCCGCGCCGCGGCGCGCCCGGCCGGCCCCGCGCCGGCTGCGGGTCGTCCGCGTCACCCCGCTCACCGGGGACATGGTGACGGTGACGCTCGGTGGGCCGGCGCTGGCCGGATTCGCGCTGCCCCGGGCCGCGCAGCACGTGAAGATCTTCCTGCCGGCCGACGGGCAGACCGAACCGACCGTTCCGAGCTGGGGGCCGGACGGACGACCCGTCTTCCCGGCGGGTACGCCCCGCCCGATCGTGCGGACCTACACCCCGCGCCGGTTCGACGCTGAGGCCCTCGAACTGGACATCGAGATGCTCCTGCACGGCGAGGGTCCGGCCGGGCGGTGGGCGGGTACCGCTCGGCCCGGTGACCATCTCGCCATCGCCGGACCGGGGGGTGGATACGAGGTGCGGACGTCGGCCGCGCATCACCTGCTCGCCGCCGACGAGACCGGCCTGCCCGCGCTGGCGACGGTGCTGGAACGGCTGCCCGCTCGGGTACCGGTGACCGTGGTGGCGGAGGTTCGCGACGCCGGCCGCCGACGGGCTCTCCCGGTCACCCCCGCGACGACCGTCACCTGGCTGCACCGTGACGGCGGGGTTCCCGGCACGCTGCTGGCCGAGGCCGTCGAGGCCGTACCCCT
Coding sequences within:
- a CDS encoding siderophore-interacting protein, which gives rise to MSTFGPDSSVPSTPPSTPHPTGLPDGRDGRPSTSAENRPAPRRARPAPRRLRVVRVTPLTGDMVTVTLGGPALAGFALPRAAQHVKIFLPADGQTEPTVPSWGPDGRPVFPAGTPRPIVRTYTPRRFDAEALELDIEMLLHGEGPAGRWAGTARPGDHLAIAGPGGGYEVRTSAAHHLLAADETGLPALATVLERLPARVPVTVVAEVRDAGRRRALPVTPATTVTWLHRDGGVPGTLLAEAVEAVPLPAGTAAWVACEATAVRRIRRHLLAAGLDRADLSTRGYWRLGAADHPDHDYGEGEAADVTRGGEGRIDRLRRTLGPLKQRAETTARGLGATVKARAVERRR